The following are encoded together in the Pseudoalteromonas piscicida genome:
- the glyA gene encoding serine hydroxymethyltransferase: MLERNMNIADFDPELFAAIEAETSRQEEHIELIASENYCSPRVLEAQGSQLTNKYAEGYPGKRYYGGCEHVDVVEQLAIDRANALFGSTYANVQPHAGSQANAAVFQALLQPHDTVLGMSLAHGGHLTHGSHVNFSGKTYNAIQYGLNEETGEIDYAQVEALALEHKPKMIIGGFSAYSGIVDWAKFREIADKVGAYLLVDMAHVAGLVAAGIYPSPVPHAHVVTTTTHKTLAGPRGGLIISACDDEEIYKKLNSAVFPGGQGGPLCHVIAAKAVAFKEALQPEFKSYQEQVVKNAQAMVAVLQERGYKVVSGKTENHLFLLDLIDKDITGKDADAALGRANITVNKNSVPNDPRSPFVTSGLRIGSPAITRRGFKEAESKELAGWICDVLDNINDESVQAQVKEKVKAICAKLPVYA; this comes from the coding sequence ATGTTAGAACGTAACATGAATATTGCAGATTTTGACCCAGAACTATTTGCAGCGATTGAAGCAGAAACTTCACGTCAAGAAGAGCACATCGAGCTTATCGCTTCTGAGAATTACTGTAGCCCACGTGTACTTGAAGCACAGGGTTCTCAGCTAACAAACAAGTATGCTGAAGGTTACCCAGGTAAGCGTTACTACGGTGGTTGTGAGCACGTTGACGTGGTTGAGCAACTCGCGATTGACCGTGCCAATGCGCTATTTGGTTCTACTTACGCAAACGTCCAGCCTCACGCTGGCTCACAAGCAAACGCAGCGGTATTCCAAGCGCTACTTCAGCCACATGACACTGTGCTAGGTATGAGCCTGGCTCACGGTGGTCACTTAACGCACGGTTCACACGTAAACTTCTCTGGTAAAACGTACAATGCTATCCAGTACGGTCTAAACGAAGAAACAGGCGAAATCGATTACGCACAAGTTGAAGCGTTAGCACTTGAGCACAAGCCAAAAATGATCATTGGCGGTTTCTCTGCGTACTCAGGTATCGTTGACTGGGCTAAGTTCCGTGAAATCGCTGATAAAGTAGGCGCTTACCTACTTGTTGATATGGCGCACGTTGCGGGCCTCGTTGCTGCTGGTATCTACCCAAGCCCAGTGCCTCATGCACACGTTGTAACAACAACAACGCATAAAACACTAGCGGGTCCTCGTGGCGGTCTTATCATCTCTGCGTGTGATGATGAAGAAATCTACAAAAAGCTAAACTCAGCGGTATTCCCTGGTGGCCAAGGTGGTCCTCTATGTCACGTTATCGCTGCGAAAGCGGTTGCGTTCAAAGAAGCATTACAACCAGAGTTCAAGTCATACCAAGAGCAAGTGGTTAAAAATGCACAAGCTATGGTTGCGGTACTGCAAGAGCGTGGTTATAAAGTGGTTTCTGGCAAAACTGAAAACCACCTATTCCTACTTGACCTGATTGATAAAGACATCACAGGTAAAGATGCGGATGCAGCACTTGGTCGCGCTAACATCACAGTAAACAAAAACTCAGTACCAAACGATCCGCGTTCACCGTTCGTTACTTCTGGCCTTCGCATCGGTTCTCCTGCGATCACTCGCCGTGGCTTTAAAGAAGCTGAGTCGAAAGAGCTTGCTGGCTGGATCTGTGACGTACTAGACAACATCAATGATGAGTCTGTACAGGCACAAGTGAAAGAAAAAGTAAAAGCAATTTGCGCTAAATTACCTGTTTACGCATAA
- a CDS encoding riboflavin synthase yields MFTGIIEATGTLTQLQLKGGDLIVRVTTTSLDMSDVNLGDSIATNGVCLTVTEKFHDGFKADVSNETLSLTRFAEYKQGQKVNLEKALQPISRLGGHLVSGHVDGIAEVVEITANARATDYWLAAPSSLMKYIPYKGSVAIDGISLTVNAVEQNRFKLTIVPHTAQETTIAGFQVGSKLNLEVDQIARYLERLIQGEPSAASESTLTTSLLAKAGFIK; encoded by the coding sequence ATGTTTACAGGTATTATCGAAGCAACAGGAACATTAACTCAATTGCAACTCAAGGGCGGCGATTTAATTGTTCGTGTGACCACAACATCTCTTGATATGAGCGATGTAAACTTGGGTGATAGCATTGCCACCAACGGGGTTTGCCTGACCGTAACTGAGAAGTTTCATGATGGCTTCAAAGCCGATGTTTCTAACGAAACCTTAAGTTTGACGCGTTTTGCCGAGTACAAACAAGGCCAAAAGGTCAACCTTGAAAAGGCACTGCAGCCGATTTCACGTCTAGGCGGTCATTTGGTGTCAGGCCATGTGGATGGTATTGCTGAAGTGGTTGAGATAACCGCTAATGCCAGAGCGACTGACTATTGGTTGGCCGCGCCATCATCGCTAATGAAGTATATTCCGTATAAAGGTTCGGTTGCCATTGATGGTATCAGTTTGACGGTCAATGCCGTGGAACAAAATCGCTTTAAATTGACCATAGTGCCACACACGGCGCAAGAAACGACGATTGCAGGTTTTCAAGTCGGGTCAAAACTAAACTTAGAGGTTGATCAAATCGCCCGCTACCTCGAAAGACTAATTCAGGGTGAGCCAAGCGCTGCCAGCGAGTCCACTCTCACAACCAGTCTATTGGCGAAAGCTGGCTTTATAAAGTAG
- the nrdR gene encoding transcriptional regulator NrdR, producing MHCPFCTAKDTKVIDSRLVASGHQVRRRRECILCHERFTTFEGAELVMPRVIKQDGTREPFNEDKLLNGMHRALEKRPVSTEQIEEVVHQIKSQIRGTGEREVASDMIGECIMEALKKLDKVAYVRFASVYRSFEDIREFGEEIARLGD from the coding sequence ATGCATTGTCCATTCTGTACAGCCAAAGATACCAAAGTGATAGATTCACGTTTGGTTGCTTCCGGCCACCAAGTTCGTCGCCGTCGTGAGTGTATTTTATGCCACGAACGCTTTACTACCTTTGAAGGTGCTGAGCTCGTAATGCCGCGAGTGATAAAGCAAGACGGTACCAGAGAGCCCTTCAATGAAGATAAGCTACTCAATGGTATGCACCGAGCGCTGGAAAAGCGTCCTGTCAGCACAGAACAAATAGAAGAAGTGGTACATCAGATTAAATCTCAAATTCGTGGCACTGGTGAACGCGAAGTAGCCAGCGACATGATTGGCGAATGCATTATGGAAGCCCTCAAAAAGCTCGATAAAGTGGCTTACGTGCGATTTGCTTCGGTATATCGTTCTTTTGAAGATATTCGTGAGTTTGGTGAAGAAATTGCGAGGTTGGGGGATTGA
- the ribD gene encoding bifunctional diaminohydroxyphosphoribosylaminopyrimidine deaminase/5-amino-6-(5-phosphoribosylamino)uracil reductase RibD produces MSQFTPQDHDYMSRAIALAKRGKYTTTPNPNVGCVIVKDNEIVGEGAHLKAGEGHAEVHALKQAGVKAAGATAYVTLEPCSHYGRTPPCAKGLIDAGVSRVVAAMVDPNPQVAGRGLAMLEAAGIETAFGLLEPQARALNTGFLKRMEYGLPFVTCKLAASLDGKTALNNGQSKWITSAAARLDVQRHRAQSCVVLTGADTVMVDNARLNVREEFLQDTDYPQSELRQPIRAIIDSQNRLTPNLALFKIASPVIIFRRTIDNSAQWPHFVEQIVVPEISDKLDLRAVLNKLAEKHCNYVWLEAGATLAGIMHEQGLIDEYIVYLAPKIIGAGKGLFNTTPLSAMSQIPELVFGDVCQVGPDLKLIATKEK; encoded by the coding sequence TTGAGCCAGTTCACACCGCAAGACCATGATTACATGAGCCGCGCCATCGCGCTTGCAAAGCGCGGTAAATATACCACAACGCCAAACCCCAATGTCGGTTGTGTGATCGTAAAAGACAATGAAATAGTCGGTGAAGGCGCGCACTTAAAAGCAGGTGAAGGTCATGCTGAAGTGCATGCGCTTAAGCAAGCTGGAGTTAAGGCCGCTGGTGCAACTGCCTATGTAACGCTTGAGCCATGCAGTCACTATGGCAGAACGCCGCCGTGTGCAAAAGGTCTGATTGACGCAGGCGTCAGCAGAGTGGTTGCTGCCATGGTTGATCCCAATCCACAAGTTGCAGGGCGTGGATTGGCAATGTTAGAGGCCGCGGGAATTGAAACGGCTTTTGGTTTGCTAGAGCCACAAGCAAGGGCGCTAAATACCGGTTTCTTGAAGCGAATGGAGTATGGATTGCCGTTCGTGACCTGCAAGCTTGCCGCTTCTCTTGATGGCAAAACTGCATTAAATAATGGCCAGAGCAAATGGATTACCTCAGCCGCGGCGCGCTTAGACGTACAGCGCCACCGCGCGCAAAGCTGCGTGGTCTTGACCGGAGCCGATACGGTTATGGTAGACAACGCCAGACTCAATGTTCGTGAGGAGTTTTTGCAAGACACCGATTATCCTCAATCTGAGCTACGCCAGCCGATACGTGCGATTATTGACTCACAAAATCGTCTGACACCAAATCTTGCGCTATTTAAAATTGCATCTCCAGTGATTATTTTTCGCCGTACTATTGATAATTCAGCGCAATGGCCTCATTTCGTAGAGCAAATTGTCGTGCCTGAAATCAGTGATAAGCTCGATTTAAGAGCCGTGCTCAACAAGCTGGCTGAAAAGCACTGTAATTATGTTTGGTTAGAAGCTGGTGCCACCCTAGCGGGTATAATGCATGAACAAGGGCTAATCGATGAGTATATCGTCTATTTGGCACCGAAAATAATTGGCGCTGGAAAAGGGCTGTTTAACACCACACCACTGAGCGCCATGTCGCAAATACCTGAGTTAGTGTTTGGCGACGTTTGCCAAGTGGGGCCTGATCTCAAACTTATCGCGACTAAAGAGAAGTAA
- the thrB gene encoding homoserine kinase, which yields MKTFYAPASMGNFCVGFDALGAALQPIDGSLLGDQVSVEAADRDTFNCIGPYADKLSADPKDNLAFQCLQHFKQHVAPNMPAVAMTLYKGLPVGSGLGSSACSVVAAFAALNDFANTQLSQEALIELMADFEAKVSGGRHYDNITPCYLGGLQLTADCIPSKAISVAHDESWFYVIAYPGFALNTAKARQALPQQFSLHDTVEFAQRLSGFCLLMQSGQFDKALSMMKDSIAEEARAPLIAGFSEAQEVLPALGAELVSISGAGPTLFTICKSEQQANAVQQWLQQNYINEAGFSHICRLDALGTRELKDQK from the coding sequence ATGAAAACATTTTATGCCCCAGCATCAATGGGCAATTTTTGTGTTGGCTTTGATGCTCTTGGCGCCGCACTCCAGCCTATTGATGGCAGTTTACTGGGTGATCAGGTCAGTGTTGAAGCCGCAGATCGTGATACGTTCAATTGTATTGGTCCATATGCCGATAAGCTCTCAGCCGATCCCAAAGACAATTTGGCGTTTCAGTGTTTACAGCACTTTAAACAGCATGTGGCGCCGAACATGCCTGCGGTTGCCATGACCTTGTATAAAGGCCTTCCTGTTGGCTCAGGTTTAGGTTCGAGTGCTTGCTCTGTGGTTGCCGCTTTTGCTGCACTCAACGATTTTGCCAATACGCAATTAAGCCAAGAGGCGCTCATTGAATTGATGGCCGACTTTGAAGCAAAGGTCAGTGGCGGTCGTCACTACGACAATATCACGCCATGTTACCTTGGTGGACTACAACTGACTGCGGACTGCATTCCAAGTAAAGCAATTAGTGTTGCGCATGATGAAAGCTGGTTTTATGTCATTGCTTATCCAGGCTTTGCATTGAATACAGCGAAAGCTAGGCAAGCGCTTCCGCAGCAGTTTTCTTTGCATGATACGGTGGAATTTGCCCAGCGACTGTCGGGCTTTTGTTTATTGATGCAGTCAGGTCAATTTGACAAAGCACTGTCGATGATGAAAGACAGTATTGCCGAGGAAGCGAGAGCGCCACTCATTGCCGGCTTTAGCGAAGCACAAGAAGTGCTGCCAGCCCTAGGTGCCGAGCTGGTGAGTATTTCAGGGGCTGGGCCCACACTATTTACCATTTGTAAGTCTGAGCAACAGGCAAACGCAGTGCAGCAATGGTTGCAACAAAATTACATCAATGAAGCGGGTTTTAGCCATATTTGCCGATTAGATGCGCTAGGCACAAGAGAATTAAAGGATCAAAAGTAA
- the thrC gene encoding threonine synthase: MKLVNLKDEHQVVSFVEAVKIGLGRNQGVFFPPTFERIADVDALLELPFAERSAKVLHHLIGDELPQDTLDAMVERAFNFPAKLVEVAKNQHCLELFHGPTLAFKDFGGRFMAECISMFNQGERVTILTATSGDTGAAVAHAFYEKENVDVVILYPHGKISLAQQKLFTTLGKNIHCYAVDGSFDDCQAMVKSAFLDDEVKQNLGLNSANSINISRLVAQVCYYFEALAQLPKSQRDNVHVSVPSGNFGNVCAAMIAAAIGLPIAKLSATTNQNDTVPRYIASGEWQPNDTLESLSNAMDVSKPNNWPRVEIMLERGDFNKHDFYSRSVSEARTQAVMQELHGKGYLAEPHTAIAYEGLALDSQAGETGIFLATAHPSKFKESVEGVLNQQLDMPKPLADALQKPCLAEPLSADYDALKAAMLAKLN; the protein is encoded by the coding sequence ATGAAATTAGTGAATTTAAAAGACGAACATCAGGTTGTTTCATTTGTTGAAGCGGTAAAAATCGGTTTAGGTCGTAACCAAGGGGTATTTTTTCCTCCTACATTTGAGCGTATTGCGGATGTTGATGCACTACTTGAATTACCTTTTGCTGAGCGTAGTGCCAAGGTATTGCATCACCTTATTGGTGATGAGCTACCACAAGATACGCTTGATGCAATGGTAGAACGCGCCTTTAATTTCCCAGCTAAGTTAGTAGAAGTTGCTAAAAATCAGCATTGTTTAGAGCTTTTCCATGGACCGACATTGGCGTTTAAGGACTTTGGCGGCCGCTTTATGGCGGAATGCATTAGCATGTTTAATCAGGGGGAGCGCGTGACTATCCTTACGGCAACAAGCGGTGATACTGGCGCCGCCGTTGCCCATGCATTTTACGAAAAAGAAAATGTCGATGTGGTGATCCTTTACCCCCATGGCAAAATTTCGCTTGCCCAACAAAAGCTGTTTACTACACTTGGGAAAAACATTCATTGTTATGCTGTAGATGGCAGTTTTGATGATTGCCAAGCGATGGTGAAATCCGCGTTCCTTGATGACGAAGTAAAGCAAAATCTTGGCCTCAATTCAGCAAACTCTATCAACATCAGCCGCTTAGTGGCGCAAGTGTGTTATTACTTTGAAGCGCTAGCGCAATTACCTAAATCGCAGCGTGATAATGTGCATGTCTCGGTGCCAAGTGGTAACTTCGGTAATGTCTGTGCGGCGATGATTGCGGCGGCGATTGGATTACCTATTGCCAAGTTAAGTGCCACGACAAACCAAAATGATACTGTGCCCCGTTACATTGCGTCGGGTGAGTGGCAACCAAACGACACTTTGGAGTCACTCTCTAATGCGATGGACGTGAGTAAACCTAATAACTGGCCTCGTGTTGAAATCATGCTGGAAAGAGGTGATTTTAACAAACATGACTTTTATTCACGTTCGGTGTCGGAAGCGCGTACTCAGGCGGTCATGCAAGAGTTGCATGGCAAAGGCTATCTAGCTGAACCACATACCGCGATAGCTTACGAAGGATTAGCACTGGATTCGCAAGCAGGTGAAACCGGCATTTTCCTTGCTACTGCGCATCCTTCGAAGTTTAAAGAATCTGTAGAAGGTGTTTTAAATCAGCAGCTTGATATGCCAAAACCCTTGGCCGATGCATTGCAAAAACCATGTTTAGCTGAGCCGCTCAGCGCGGATTATGATGCTTTGAAAGCAGCGATGTTGGCAAAGCTGAACTAA
- the ribBA gene encoding bifunctional 3,4-dihydroxy-2-butanone-4-phosphate synthase/GTP cyclohydrolase II, with the protein MSLNSAEEIIADIKAGKMVILMDDEDRENEGDLIIAAEHITPDAINFMATYGRGLICLTMTQERCEQLNLPLMVKTNGAQFSTNFTLSIEAAKGVTTGISAADRARTVQAAVAKGAVPEDIVQPGHIFPIMAQPGGVLTRAGHTEAGCDLARLAGLEPASVIVEILNPDGTMARRPQLEVFAKEHDIKIGTIADLIEYRNLNETTIEKVAECKLPTEFGEFNLVTYKDTIDNQLHYAMVKGEIKSEEANLVRVHLQSTFNDILHSDRSADRSWTLQSAMKHIADNEGVLVILGKQERSEEIEALVKAFAAEDAGEQVNYRKFQGTSRTVGVGSQILADLGIQKMRLMSLPKKYHALSGFHLEVVEYVEPK; encoded by the coding sequence ATGAGTTTAAATAGTGCTGAGGAAATCATCGCGGACATTAAAGCCGGTAAAATGGTTATTTTGATGGACGATGAAGACCGAGAAAATGAAGGTGATCTGATCATTGCAGCAGAGCACATTACACCAGATGCAATTAATTTCATGGCAACATATGGTCGCGGGTTAATCTGTTTAACCATGACACAGGAGCGCTGTGAGCAGCTGAACTTGCCACTAATGGTGAAAACCAATGGCGCTCAGTTCTCTACCAACTTTACTTTGTCTATTGAAGCTGCGAAAGGCGTAACGACGGGGATTTCAGCGGCAGATCGTGCTCGTACAGTGCAAGCTGCAGTTGCCAAAGGTGCTGTGCCTGAAGATATTGTACAACCTGGTCATATTTTCCCAATCATGGCGCAACCTGGTGGGGTTTTAACGCGCGCAGGTCATACTGAAGCTGGATGTGATTTAGCACGTTTGGCGGGGTTGGAACCTGCATCTGTGATTGTTGAAATTCTAAATCCAGATGGCACTATGGCACGTCGCCCACAACTAGAAGTATTCGCAAAAGAACACGATATTAAAATCGGCACCATTGCTGATTTAATTGAGTATCGTAACTTAAACGAAACCACTATCGAAAAAGTAGCAGAGTGTAAACTTCCTACTGAGTTCGGTGAGTTTAACCTAGTGACTTACAAAGACACCATTGATAATCAACTTCACTATGCGATGGTTAAAGGCGAGATCAAATCGGAAGAAGCCAATTTAGTACGTGTGCATTTGCAAAGTACGTTTAACGATATTCTTCATTCCGATCGTAGTGCTGATAGAAGCTGGACACTGCAAAGTGCCATGAAACACATCGCCGACAACGAAGGTGTATTAGTTATTCTTGGCAAACAAGAACGTAGTGAAGAGATAGAAGCATTGGTTAAGGCCTTTGCTGCGGAAGATGCGGGTGAACAAGTAAACTACCGTAAATTCCAAGGTACTTCTCGCACCGTTGGTGTGGGGTCGCAAATTTTGGCTGATTTAGGCATTCAAAAAATGCGCCTAATGAGTCTA